In one Candidatus Nomurabacteria bacterium genomic region, the following are encoded:
- a CDS encoding potassium/proton antiporter has protein sequence MDESLLFIIIGGVLAISVLVALVASNAGVPALVAFLGFGMLLGVDGPGHIGFTDVGLAQAVGTIGLVAILFEGGLSTSLRRLREAAVPAALLSTVGVAVTALLTGVAAQIIFKLPILEALLLGAVVASTDAAAVFSTFRVSHIRRRLARILEAESGGNDPTAIALTVGIISWIQQPTYHFGNVVLLLVQQLGIGLLVGLALGKLAMYVFARLPHSIGAFAPVASASAALLSFGVAGLFGGSGFLAVYIVGLAIGSTPSRYRGPLTLFHEGLAFLAQVTMFIIMGIFVVPHTLWKIALPSIILTLVLIVIIRPVAVWISIPLGRLTTRERAFLGWAGLRGALPIILGMYVLSAGLPHAQFIFNTVFFVVLFSALIQGTTLNWVAKRLGVLDKLPSDKESRHRDSIEKIYFHVAPQHSIAGAAVREVGLPPRAHIIEVKRRSKIIEIDNQTVIRPRDRLCVEAPYSIHPEIEDVFMRWRRRV, from the coding sequence GTGGATGAATCTTTGCTTTTCATTATTATAGGTGGGGTTTTGGCAATTAGTGTGCTTGTTGCGCTTGTGGCTTCAAATGCCGGCGTGCCGGCATTGGTTGCATTTTTGGGATTCGGTATGCTGCTTGGCGTGGATGGTCCGGGTCATATTGGGTTTACAGATGTAGGCCTGGCGCAGGCTGTCGGTACGATCGGTCTAGTAGCGATTCTGTTTGAAGGTGGTTTATCGACATCGTTAAGGCGGTTGCGCGAAGCGGCTGTGCCAGCGGCGTTGCTTAGTACGGTCGGCGTTGCTGTCACGGCATTACTAACGGGAGTCGCTGCGCAAATTATATTTAAGCTACCAATACTCGAGGCTTTGCTACTCGGCGCCGTGGTGGCGTCGACCGACGCGGCTGCCGTGTTTTCGACGTTTCGTGTTTCACATATTCGAAGACGCTTGGCACGTATACTCGAGGCTGAGTCGGGTGGTAACGATCCGACGGCGATTGCTCTTACTGTCGGTATTATTAGCTGGATTCAACAGCCTACATATCATTTTGGTAACGTTGTACTACTTCTCGTTCAGCAATTAGGCATTGGTTTATTGGTAGGTTTAGCTCTGGGTAAGCTTGCTATGTATGTGTTTGCTCGCTTGCCGCATAGTATCGGCGCCTTTGCGCCTGTAGCGTCTGCGTCTGCAGCATTGTTATCGTTTGGTGTTGCGGGTTTGTTTGGCGGCAGTGGTTTTTTGGCAGTATACATTGTGGGTCTGGCAATCGGTAGTACGCCATCGCGTTACCGTGGGCCACTAACGTTGTTCCATGAAGGATTGGCATTTTTGGCACAGGTAACGATGTTTATTATCATGGGTATTTTTGTGGTTCCACATACTCTATGGAAAATTGCGTTACCTAGTATTATATTGACGCTAGTATTGATAGTAATCATTCGTCCGGTTGCGGTATGGATATCGATTCCGCTTGGTAGACTGACTACTCGTGAGCGAGCGTTTTTAGGTTGGGCAGGTTTGCGCGGTGCGCTACCAATTATCTTGGGAATGTATGTATTGTCAGCCGGCTTGCCGCACGCGCAGTTTATTTTTAATACTGTCTTTTTCGTTGTGTTGTTTTCGGCGCTTATACAGGGAACCACGCTCAACTGGGTGGCTAAGCGCCTTGGTGTACTTGATAAATTACCAAGCGACAAAGAGTCGCGTCATAGGGACTCGATTGAGAAGATCTACTTTCACGTGGCGCCGCAACACTCCATCGCCGGCGCTGCGGTGCGAGAAGTGGGATTGCCACCGAGAGCTCACATAATTGAAGTTAAACGTCGTTCAAAAATTATTGAAATCGATAATCAAACGGTCATTCGTCCACGAGATCGACTGTGTGTTGAAGCACCTTATTCTATTCATCCTGAAATCGAGGATGTGTTCATGCGTTGGCGTCGACGCGTGTAG
- a CDS encoding amino acid permease, whose translation MGKYKKILTGRGALLFAFALAVMADPVSSVAYAIEAALRSLNGDLSLLLPTMGLVVGIITLIIINYHQLVARYPEGGGAAAAAGEAFGEAWAFVPIGALVVDFVLTIAISVSAGASALIAYFPTLASYRIIIALFLLLAVAGLTWFGHIGRAVFATMTVAFVIVSLMVLTGGIQAQPVAVVSTVQSAHPAFIAILLAFPVAMALATGVEAPSSAIAQLGQLDNKGRKFFGRVTLWLTLATVGLLTIGFTFVAVKLGIGIPQADSTQIADIARVSVGSHVFAAFQFVTALLLLAAASSSFQAGPGLLKALARKTHKSGIIYGVLHPHLGRTNHHHTPYFAVAVFLIISALVVLAAGAKDQELVLFYAVSVFVSFFIGLMAMARFAISDRKPGNALLNGFGALVVGFTLVVNLSRGDPIISLVASLLIAAVLYALWVRAGRPKGISQAVIEGENVAPQS comes from the coding sequence ATGGGCAAATATAAAAAAATACTAACAGGACGAGGAGCTCTCCTTTTTGCATTCGCACTAGCTGTCATGGCCGATCCCGTGTCTTCAGTTGCATACGCCATAGAGGCAGCTCTGCGCTCACTCAACGGCGACCTCAGCTTGCTCTTGCCTACAATGGGGCTTGTCGTAGGCATCATTACACTCATCATTATTAACTACCACCAACTCGTAGCCCGCTATCCGGAAGGTGGTGGCGCAGCAGCTGCAGCTGGCGAAGCATTCGGTGAAGCATGGGCGTTCGTACCAATTGGAGCACTTGTCGTCGATTTTGTCTTGACGATTGCTATAAGTGTCTCGGCCGGGGCCTCCGCTTTGATTGCATACTTCCCTACGCTTGCATCATACCGCATCATTATTGCGCTGTTTCTTTTGCTAGCCGTTGCCGGACTAACGTGGTTCGGGCATATAGGTCGGGCCGTATTCGCAACTATGACTGTCGCTTTCGTAATCGTCAGCTTAATGGTTTTAACCGGCGGTATTCAAGCGCAACCAGTCGCTGTTGTAAGTACAGTTCAATCCGCGCACCCGGCATTCATTGCCATATTACTAGCATTTCCCGTTGCCATGGCACTCGCCACCGGAGTCGAAGCGCCAAGTTCGGCGATTGCCCAGCTCGGACAGTTAGACAACAAGGGTAGAAAATTTTTCGGTCGCGTAACTCTATGGCTTACTTTAGCTACTGTAGGCCTCTTGACTATTGGATTCACGTTTGTCGCAGTCAAACTTGGGATCGGCATTCCGCAGGCAGATTCAACTCAGATTGCCGACATTGCCCGCGTGTCAGTCGGCTCGCATGTATTCGCTGCGTTCCAATTCGTGACGGCGCTACTTCTGTTGGCGGCCGCCAGCTCATCGTTTCAGGCCGGACCAGGTCTACTTAAAGCTTTGGCACGAAAAACGCACAAGTCCGGTATTATTTACGGAGTACTACACCCGCATCTTGGGCGAACAAATCACCACCACACACCCTATTTTGCTGTTGCCGTATTCCTTATCATTTCGGCACTTGTCGTCTTAGCTGCAGGCGCCAAAGACCAAGAGCTTGTATTGTTTTACGCCGTCTCAGTATTTGTCAGCTTCTTTATCGGCCTTATGGCTATGGCACGATTCGCAATTTCAGATCGCAAACCTGGCAATGCACTACTGAACGGCTTCGGAGCATTAGTCGTCGGATTTACGCTTGTCGTCAACCTCAGTCGCGGTGACCCTATTATCAGTCTTGTCGCATCTTTGCTGATAGCAGCCGTGCTCTACGCGCTATGGGTGCGCGCTGGAAGACCAAAAGGTATTTCACAGGCAGTTATCGAAGGTGAAAACGTCGCCCCACAATCCTAG
- a CDS encoding phosphoribosyl transferase: MEFYDREDAGRQLAMLLKRFKGGHSVVMALPRGGVVVGAEVARILQVSLGVILVNKISHPADPEFAIGAVAEDEQPVYNELSIIGVDLTWLKLEEEAAAELIERRRQMYFDGDYTRPSIRGRDVIIVDDGIATGLTMLVAVRWAQTHGAQSVVIAAPVASKSVIDMLSREADDVCVLGDPDAFRGSVGAHYYEFGQVDDLSVRQILRDVKVNPNGAAYL; this comes from the coding sequence ATGGAATTTTATGATCGTGAAGATGCGGGTAGGCAACTTGCGATGTTGTTGAAACGTTTTAAAGGAGGGCACTCAGTCGTGATGGCGTTACCTCGTGGTGGGGTTGTCGTTGGGGCAGAGGTTGCGCGCATACTTCAAGTGTCACTTGGGGTTATACTTGTCAATAAAATAAGTCATCCAGCGGATCCGGAATTTGCAATTGGCGCCGTTGCTGAAGACGAACAGCCAGTATATAACGAACTGTCCATTATAGGAGTGGACTTGACGTGGCTGAAACTCGAGGAAGAGGCGGCTGCGGAGTTGATCGAAAGACGACGACAGATGTATTTTGACGGCGACTACACGCGACCGTCCATAAGGGGGCGCGATGTAATTATCGTTGATGATGGTATCGCGACAGGCTTAACGATGCTTGTTGCGGTGCGATGGGCACAAACGCACGGCGCACAAAGTGTGGTGATTGCTGCCCCTGTCGCATCTAAGTCCGTTATCGATATGCTGTCTCGCGAAGCAGACGATGTTTGTGTGCTCGGTGATCCTGATGCGTTTCGCGGATCCGTGGGGGCGCACTATTATGAATTTGGCCAAGTCGATGACCTGAGTGTCAGACAAATATTAAGAGACGTTAAGGTAAACCCTAACGGAGCAGCGTATCTATAG
- a CDS encoding PH domain-containing protein, whose translation MKQPITSTKSNEERVMRALKNAGVSEYGLHRFTSTYLPRVIHPDENIEAAVFGRMKESEGFFGFVEGLLVATDKRVIFIDHRPGYTTMDEVTYDVVSGVNISTTIFYSSVTLFTKVANYRLSFANKKSVQRFADYIESRRIDTTEREEPIESKPYVVLLSNEALQFLTSHEIGVLSSTERTGLISGAVVYYTVRGNGIYFMTKVGTRKADNILGNQHVAFTVYDELKLQTVQLHGVVELETDELIKKEVAESVIRLRSYENGKHLPPIMKMGGKDEFVTFRITPTKYSYTDFKNLSV comes from the coding sequence ATGAAGCAACCCATAACCTCCACAAAATCAAATGAAGAACGTGTAATGCGGGCTTTGAAGAATGCCGGCGTATCGGAATACGGCTTACATAGATTTACGAGCACCTACTTACCGCGCGTTATACACCCTGATGAAAATATCGAGGCAGCTGTCTTTGGTCGTATGAAGGAAAGCGAAGGATTTTTTGGATTTGTTGAAGGCCTGCTGGTTGCGACTGATAAAAGGGTGATTTTTATTGACCATCGTCCTGGATATACGACGATGGACGAAGTAACGTATGATGTTGTGTCGGGCGTGAATATATCGACGACGATATTTTATTCCAGTGTGACGCTTTTTACGAAAGTGGCTAACTACAGACTTTCATTTGCAAACAAAAAGAGCGTGCAACGATTTGCCGACTATATTGAGTCGCGTAGAATTGATACGACAGAGCGCGAAGAGCCAATAGAGTCGAAGCCATACGTAGTATTGCTGTCAAATGAAGCGTTGCAATTTTTGACCAGCCACGAGATCGGCGTACTTTCATCTACAGAAAGGACGGGTTTGATTAGCGGTGCCGTGGTGTACTATACGGTGAGGGGCAATGGTATATATTTCATGACTAAGGTCGGAACGCGTAAAGCTGACAATATATTAGGAAATCAACATGTTGCTTTTACTGTGTATGACGAACTGAAACTTCAGACCGTTCAACTCCATGGAGTAGTGGAACTGGAAACGGATGAATTAATAAAAAAAGAAGTAGCCGAGTCGGTAATTCGTTTACGCAGTTATGAAAATGGTAAACATTTGCCTCCGATTATGAAAATGGGTGGCAAAGATGAGTTTGTGACATTCCGCATAACTCCTACGAAGTATTCATATACAGACTTCAAAAACTTGTCGGTGTGA
- a CDS encoding RnfABCDGE type electron transport complex subunit D: MEKIRGKRIMKFIDLLIDRITMYRLLLYYLLALVGAAMLFGTLGWLTYSPYSILFTSSYFVITCLVINYVFAKVFDAPTNWESSILTALILSLIITPAASFKDITFFTAAAGLAIASKYLLAIRYKHIFNPAAIAVVLTAFGPQESASWWVGASVLLPIVVVGGLLISRKIRRLGMVLTFIATAILSTLFFVWLSGRDTGVALQNVILHSSLFFLAFVMLTEPWTSPATKGKRIIYALIVGILFAPALHVGSIYSTPELALVVGNIFAFLVSPMVKTRLYLKDRHLFGKRTEDIEFTPERAFNYKPGQYVELTLPHSSADSRGLRRYFTLASSPTEDTIRFGIRYYDPSSTFKQTLREADDDLFISAGQLGGDFTMPSDKKLKLAFIAGGIGVTPFRSMVKYLSDTGDDRSVKMIYSERTVDDVTYSDVFEEARRKVRVDTTYVVNELKSLPSPHVRPGQINAELIKTAIPDYLERTFYISGPQPMVLTIKENLIDLGVPSSQVKVDYFFGYS, translated from the coding sequence ATGGAAAAAATTCGAGGTAAACGAATCATGAAATTCATAGACTTACTTATAGACCGAATTACTATGTATCGCTTGCTGCTCTATTATCTGCTTGCACTCGTAGGCGCGGCCATGCTGTTCGGCACACTTGGCTGGCTTACGTACAGTCCTTACTCTATATTGTTTACATCGTCGTATTTCGTCATAACATGCCTCGTCATTAATTATGTGTTCGCAAAGGTTTTCGACGCCCCGACTAACTGGGAATCGTCTATACTAACCGCTCTCATACTGTCGCTTATCATCACGCCTGCCGCATCGTTCAAAGACATTACGTTTTTTACGGCAGCGGCCGGTCTAGCAATCGCGTCGAAGTATCTGCTGGCGATACGTTATAAACACATATTCAACCCTGCGGCTATTGCTGTCGTACTAACTGCATTTGGCCCGCAAGAATCAGCAAGCTGGTGGGTTGGTGCTTCAGTACTCTTGCCGATAGTTGTCGTTGGCGGCCTCCTTATTTCGCGTAAAATACGCAGACTAGGCATGGTTCTCACCTTCATAGCGACGGCGATCCTGTCGACACTATTCTTCGTCTGGCTTAGTGGAAGAGATACAGGAGTAGCACTTCAGAACGTCATACTCCACTCCTCCCTGTTCTTCCTAGCTTTTGTCATGCTAACAGAGCCCTGGACGTCGCCTGCGACAAAAGGCAAACGAATCATTTACGCTCTTATAGTCGGTATATTATTTGCACCCGCACTGCACGTTGGCTCCATTTACTCTACACCCGAGCTGGCGCTTGTCGTCGGTAATATTTTTGCCTTCTTAGTATCTCCCATGGTCAAGACTCGTTTATACCTAAAAGATCGTCATCTGTTCGGTAAACGAACGGAAGATATTGAATTTACACCTGAACGTGCCTTTAACTACAAGCCCGGCCAATATGTCGAGTTGACCCTACCTCACTCTTCGGCCGATTCGCGCGGTCTTAGACGCTACTTCACACTAGCATCGTCGCCAACCGAAGACACCATTCGTTTTGGCATCCGCTACTACGATCCAAGCAGTACGTTTAAGCAAACACTCCGAGAAGCCGATGACGACTTATTTATATCCGCAGGTCAATTAGGCGGTGACTTCACAATGCCTAGTGACAAAAAACTTAAACTTGCTTTCATTGCCGGCGGCATCGGCGTCACACCGTTTCGTAGCATGGTCAAATACTTGTCCGACACCGGCGACGATCGTTCTGTAAAGATGATTTACAGCGAACGTACCGTAGACGACGTTACGTACAGTGACGTATTCGAAGAAGCGCGACGCAAAGTACGTGTCGATACAACATACGTTGTAAATGAATTAAAATCCTTGCCGTCACCACATGTCAGGCCGGGTCAAATCAATGCCGAACTAATAAAAACGGCAATCCCCGACTACCTGGAGCGAACGTTTTATATATCTGGGCCACAACCGATGGTACTCACTATAAAAGAAAACCTAATAGACCTAGGCGTACCGTCCAGCCAAGTTAAGGTTGATTACTTCTTTGGCTATAGCTGA
- a CDS encoding FAD:protein FMN transferase encodes MKETRIIMGMPVTLMTPHETDSDVAFKKVFDFFNQVDKRYSPYIDSSEVSQINRHELTESDYSIEMHEILELAENTKHETDGYFDVWHDHTFDPSGIVKGWAIQRAASILQSFSDDFYIEAGGDIQVSGNNDKQQSWRVGIRNPFNRHENISIISLGNHAVATSGSAIRGQHIYDPISGNPPTDIVSLSVIAPRIIDADRMATAAFAMGSRGIEFIEKLKGYEGYMVSANKNVTMTNGWKKFEVNES; translated from the coding sequence ATCAAAGAGACGCGTATAATCATGGGCATGCCCGTCACGCTCATGACGCCACATGAAACAGATTCTGACGTAGCATTCAAAAAAGTCTTTGATTTTTTCAATCAAGTCGATAAGCGCTATAGTCCCTACATAGACTCCAGCGAGGTATCACAAATAAACCGCCATGAACTCACTGAATCTGACTACAGTATCGAAATGCACGAGATCTTGGAACTCGCCGAAAATACAAAACATGAAACCGATGGCTATTTTGACGTGTGGCATGATCATACATTTGACCCTTCGGGCATTGTTAAGGGCTGGGCCATACAACGAGCAGCGAGTATTTTGCAGAGTTTCAGCGATGATTTTTATATAGAAGCGGGTGGCGACATTCAAGTAAGTGGCAATAACGACAAACAACAATCATGGCGCGTCGGCATACGGAACCCTTTCAATCGTCATGAAAATATTTCAATTATTTCGCTCGGTAATCATGCAGTTGCCACATCGGGCTCCGCCATCCGCGGACAACACATATATGACCCAATTTCCGGCAACCCACCGACAGATATCGTGTCACTGTCAGTCATCGCGCCGCGCATAATTGACGCCGACCGCATGGCAACGGCGGCGTTCGCAATGGGCTCGCGTGGCATAGAATTTATAGAAAAGTTAAAAGGCTACGAGGGCTACATGGTAAGCGCAAACAAAAATGTCACTATGACGAACGGATGGAAAAAATTCGAGGTAAACGAATCATGA